The window GGTGCTGAACCGGAGCGCGGCCGTATGCTGCACGACACGCATTGCATTTCCTGCCATGGCACGCAAGTCTACAAACGCGACAGCAAGGTCGCGACGAACTACGAGGAGATACGCACGCAAGTCGTGCGCTGGGAGACCAATGTTTCCCTGCACTGGAGCGCCGGCGACATCGATGCCGTGACAACTTACCTCGCCCGGTCCTTCTACAAGGTACCCTGCCCGGTTTGTTGAGCGAGCTCCTGGACATGGCCTGTGCGGATTCGGATTCCCACCGGTTCATCCGGGTCGGTACCATAAATAAATCTGCGCCGTTGCAATACGTCCGACTTTGACTACCCGGAATCTCCAGCATTTGTTCGCTCCCCAATCGATCGCGGTCATCGGCGCGACCGGGCGAAACGGCAGTGTGGGGGCGGCGGTCACCCGAAACCTGCTCGACGGCGGATTCCGGGGGACGCTGCGTCTCGTCAATCCGAAGCATGATCGCGTGGGAGATCATCCTTGCTACCCGGGTGTGAGCAGCCTCGACATCGCCCCGCAGCTTGCGGTGATCTGCACGCCACCTGATTCGGTACCGGGACTCATCGCCGAACTGGGTGCCAAAGGCACAAAAGCCGCCATCGTCCTGACGGCGGGCCTCGGCCATGCCTCCGATGGTTCCGGACGCACCCTTTCGCAAGCCATGCTGGACGCGGCGAACCCGCATCTGCTGCGCATCCTCGGCCCGAACTGCGTCGGATTGCTGTCACCCCATATTGGACTCAATGCAAGTTTTGCGCATGAGCCCGCTTTGCCGGGGAATCTCGCATTCTTGTCCCAATCCGGCGCGCTCACCACCGCGTTGCTCGATTGGGCGCGTGCCCGTCGGATCGGTTTCTCCCATTTCGTGTCGCTCGGCGAATCCGCCGATGTCGACTTCGGCGACGTGCTCGACTATCTCGCCACGGATCCGGAAACGAAGGCGGTCCTGATGTATGTGGAAGCCATCAAGCATGCCCGCAAATTCATGTCGGCGGCGCGCGCGGCGGCGCGCAACAAACCGATTATCGTGGTCAAGGCGGGCCGTGCGCCGGAAGGCGCAAGAGCCGCCGCTTCGCACACCGGTGCCCTCGCAGGATCGGACGATGTGTATGACGCTGCGTTCCGACGCGCCGGCGCGTTGCGGGTTGCCACCACGAGCGATCTGTTTGTTGCCGCCGAAACCCTGGCGTGCGCCAGACCCCTGTCCGGCGAGCGCCTCGCGATCCTTACCAACGGTGGCGGCCCGGGCGTGCTCGCGGCCGATGCAGTCAGCCTGGGCGGCGCCCAACTGGCCACACTGTCCGACGCGACGATTGCCGGGCTCGATGGCATGTTGCCGGCGACCTGGTCGCATGCCAATCCGGTCGACATCATCGGCGATGCATCCACAGCGCGCTACGTGGAATCCCTCAAGATCCTCGCCGCGGATCCGCAAATCGATGCGCTGCTGTTCATCCACGCACCCACTGCCATCGTGGACAGTACTTCGATCGCGCTCGCTTGCGCACCGCTGTTGCGCGATTGGGCTGCGCCGGTATTTTCGTGCTGGCTCGGCGGAAACGCGGTCGCGCGGGCGCGGCAGGTATTCGTCGATGCGGGCATTCCCACCTATGAGACGCCGGAGCAGGCTGCGACGGCCTTCCTGCAGGGTATGCAATATCGACGCAACCAGGAGATGCTGTTCGAAACGCCCCCTGCGGTGCCGGACGCCTTTACCCCGGAAACGGCCGCCGCACGGTCGATCGTAGACAATGCACTGCGCGAAAACAGGTCGCTGCTCGGCGAGCCGGAAGCGAAAGCGATTCTGCGTGCTTACGGGATTCCGGTGGTGGAGACGCGCATCGCACCCGACGTCGATTCGGCAATCAGCGCGGCGAGGGAGCTCGGTTTTCCGGTGGTCCTGAAGATTTTTTCGCCGGACATTTCGCACAAATCCGACGTCGGGGGCGTCGCCCTCGACATACAGACACCCGACATGCTGTTCGACGCGGCGACGAAAATGCTCGAGCGCGTGCGGGCATTGTGCCCGCAGGCCGCGCTGCGAGGATTTGCGGTTCAAAACATGATCAGGCGCCCGCGCGCTTTCGAGCTGATTGTCGGCGCAGCGACCGACCCGGTATTCGGCCCCATTATCCTGTTCGGACAGGGCGGCACCGGAACCGAACAGATCGCGGACACGGCCATCGCATTG is drawn from Betaproteobacteria bacterium and contains these coding sequences:
- a CDS encoding bifunctional acetate--CoA ligase family protein/GNAT family N-acetyltransferase; translated protein: MTTRNLQHLFAPQSIAVIGATGRNGSVGAAVTRNLLDGGFRGTLRLVNPKHDRVGDHPCYPGVSSLDIAPQLAVICTPPDSVPGLIAELGAKGTKAAIVLTAGLGHASDGSGRTLSQAMLDAANPHLLRILGPNCVGLLSPHIGLNASFAHEPALPGNLAFLSQSGALTTALLDWARARRIGFSHFVSLGESADVDFGDVLDYLATDPETKAVLMYVEAIKHARKFMSAARAAARNKPIIVVKAGRAPEGARAAASHTGALAGSDDVYDAAFRRAGALRVATTSDLFVAAETLACARPLSGERLAILTNGGGPGVLAADAVSLGGAQLATLSDATIAGLDGMLPATWSHANPVDIIGDASTARYVESLKILAADPQIDALLFIHAPTAIVDSTSIALACAPLLRDWAAPVFSCWLGGNAVARARQVFVDAGIPTYETPEQAATAFLQGMQYRRNQEMLFETPPAVPDAFTPETAAARSIVDNALRENRSLLGEPEAKAILRAYGIPVVETRIAPDVDSAISAARELGFPVVLKIFSPDISHKSDVGGVALDIQTPDMLFDAATKMLERVRALCPQAALRGFAVQNMIRRPRAFELIVGAATDPVFGPIILFGQGGTGTEQIADTAIALPPLNAYLVRDLISRTRVAKQLAGYRDRPAADRKAIECVLLRIAQLLTDIAEVAELDINPLLADEHGVVALDARMRIAPAIKEGSDRFAIRPYPNHLEERVEVAGRQVLVRPIRPEDEADFKAFISRSAAEDPYFRFFHLARELPHSQLARFTQIDYDREMALIAVCQGELVAEVRALTEPGNLRAEFSVLVRPDWSETGLDRVLLLRLIAYCRQRGTVQLFGDVLPGNQRMLDVAAALGFRNLPDAGRTIRIELELGRQI